In Archangium violaceum, the following are encoded in one genomic region:
- a CDS encoding DUF2380 domain-containing protein, which produces MGLLLTMALQSTGCVPLTSPLGRGTSLSYTPRETAAPALAQGPSKEPPHGLASPPSSPLASTQARQAVFSAIFDVSGTTRRIAGELSRLKASKLGIAGRAAGLFVPYVSHGERQLRWIDAELAAATRLANTASEVDDPEMELALLRLAGPRLEAAMLGSILLAAWLDFLNLTDVVLQQCPFYSVEKLLMDLDHSQKMLEPAMTALSSLNPGQVEAAAADLPALIGHLTGEFDKTRQAVRVAEKRGRQFMAAAQSMEMLTLLSAMRVSLPRLPPTAPATLGVGLVMGADGVMMGTRIVVSAEWVEMMRRLVQAGVISVSVVSAAVRIHAGQVLMSESNQDLPRGVREALGDGPEVRGMRVTGRAGAGMAEPPQHHVLPREFREWFEKRGFTGDMSIDQFCVSMEQAKHEALHGGGDWRLGRTWPGEWNQMIMKALHDAETVAGRMLTPNTILRIVAREMKRHNLPVAFTPWRGA; this is translated from the coding sequence GTGGGGCTGCTGCTCACCATGGCTCTGCAGTCCACCGGCTGCGTGCCGCTGACGTCACCGCTCGGCCGGGGTACGAGCCTGAGCTACACACCTCGCGAGACCGCGGCGCCTGCGTTGGCCCAAGGGCCGAGCAAGGAGCCTCCGCACGGCCTCGCATCCCCACCCTCCTCGCCACTTGCATCCACACAGGCCCGTCAAGCGGTCTTCAGTGCCATTTTCGACGTATCGGGCACCACGCGCCGCATCGCTGGCGAGCTCTCCAGACTCAAGGCCAGCAAGTTGGGAATCGCCGGCCGAGCCGCCGGCCTCTTTGTCCCCTACGTCAGTCATGGTGAACGTCAATTGCGATGGATTGACGCCGAGCTCGCTGCAGCCACCCGGCTGGCCAACACCGCCTCGGAGGTGGATGACCCGGAAATGGAGCTCGCCCTCCTACGCCTCGCAGGCCCACGCCTCGAAGCCGCCATGTTGGGCTCCATCCTGCTCGCCGCATGGCTCGACTTCCTCAACCTCACTGACGTCGTGCTCCAGCAATGCCCCTTCTACAGTGTGGAGAAGCTGCTCATGGACCTGGACCATTCGCAGAAGATGCTCGAGCCCGCCATGACAGCCCTCTCCTCATTGAACCCTGGACAGGTCGAAGCAGCGGCGGCCGACCTCCCCGCGCTGATCGGCCACCTCACCGGCGAGTTCGATAAAACCCGACAAGCCGTGCGCGTAGCAGAGAAGCGCGGAAGGCAGTTCATGGCGGCGGCGCAGAGCATGGAGATGCTCACTCTTCTGTCGGCGATGAGAGTGTCGTTGCCTCGGCTGCCGCCGACCGCTCCCGCCACACTCGGTGTCGGCCTCGTGATGGGAGCTGATGGTGTGATGATGGGCACTCGGATTGTCGTCTCCGCTGAGTGGGTGGAGATGATGCGCCGGCTCGTACAGGCGGGCGTCATCTCCGTATCCGTCGTCAGCGCCGCTGTGCGGATACACGCCGGCCAGGTGCTGATGTCCGAATCGAACCAGGACCTGCCGCGAGGCGTGCGCGAGGCGCTCGGCGACGGGCCCGAGGTGCGAGGCATGCGTGTGACAGGCAGAGCGGGAGCCGGCATGGCCGAGCCACCTCAGCACCACGTCCTGCCGCGAGAGTTCCGAGAGTGGTTCGAGAAGCGCGGATTCACCGGCGACATGAGCATCGACCAGTTCTGCGTCAGCATGGAGCAAGCAAAACACGAGGCGCTCCATGGCGGTGGCGACTGGCGCCTGGGTCGCACATGGCCCGGCGAATGGAACCAGATGATCATGAAGGCGCTGCACGACGCCGAGACCGTCGCTGGCCGGATGTTGACGCCCAATACCATCCTGAGGATCGTCGCAAGGGAGATGAAGCGCCATAATCTTCCGGTGGCCTTTACTCCCTGGAGAGGAGCATGA
- a CDS encoding DUF58 domain-containing protein, producing MIPTGRLWVLLCLLAVPMMAAGFFPGLGGVVLVLDALGLALAGVDLLLARRVRLEVSRKLPARLSVGAPNKVELLLVHRGGQAVDVRVRDDVPESFTAEPEEAPLHLPPDSQTRWVYRVTPVKRGRFGFGDVHVRVRGPLGLVFHERHVPAEQKVSVFPDLRGASRLLLSGAALDLVNLGLRQLRRDGRGSEFARLRDYAQGDSVREVDWKATARRTRPVTRVMESERSQSILICVDAGRSMAAQVDGLTKLDHAVNAALFLAFVAVRNGDRVGLAVFADGVKAYLPPAAGRMQYRKILDTLYSTTPSLTYVDYLALFKELNVRLTRRSLLCVFTDFLDEEQASTMVAPLHRLARRHVPLCLSVRDTALANLLRTPPSGAEQAFQQAVASELLTDREALKAKVSSGGVQMLDVQPDELSLAAVNRYLDIKARGVL from the coding sequence GTGATTCCCACCGGGCGCCTGTGGGTGCTGCTGTGCCTGCTGGCCGTGCCGATGATGGCGGCGGGATTCTTCCCGGGCCTCGGCGGCGTGGTGCTGGTGTTGGACGCGCTCGGGCTGGCGCTCGCGGGAGTGGACCTGCTGCTGGCCCGCCGGGTGCGTCTGGAGGTGAGCCGGAAGCTGCCGGCCCGTCTGTCCGTGGGGGCGCCCAACAAGGTGGAGCTGCTGCTGGTGCACCGGGGAGGGCAGGCGGTGGACGTGCGGGTGCGCGACGACGTGCCCGAGTCCTTCACCGCCGAGCCCGAGGAGGCCCCGCTGCACTTGCCTCCGGACAGCCAGACGCGCTGGGTGTACCGGGTGACGCCGGTGAAGCGCGGCAGGTTCGGTTTCGGGGATGTGCACGTGCGGGTGCGCGGGCCGCTGGGGCTCGTCTTCCACGAGCGGCATGTGCCCGCGGAGCAGAAGGTGTCGGTGTTCCCGGACCTGCGGGGCGCGAGCCGCCTGCTGCTGTCCGGCGCGGCGTTGGATCTGGTGAACCTGGGCCTGCGGCAGCTGCGGCGGGACGGCCGGGGCAGCGAGTTCGCGCGCCTGAGGGACTACGCGCAGGGAGACTCGGTGCGCGAGGTGGACTGGAAGGCCACGGCGCGGCGCACGAGGCCGGTGACGCGGGTGATGGAGTCCGAGCGCTCGCAGTCCATCCTCATCTGCGTGGACGCGGGCCGCTCGATGGCGGCGCAGGTGGACGGGCTGACCAAGCTGGACCATGCCGTCAACGCGGCGCTCTTCCTGGCCTTCGTGGCGGTGCGCAATGGGGACCGGGTAGGGCTGGCGGTGTTCGCGGACGGGGTGAAGGCCTACCTGCCTCCGGCGGCGGGCCGAATGCAGTACCGGAAGATATTGGACACGCTCTACTCCACGACACCGAGCCTCACGTACGTGGACTACCTGGCGCTCTTCAAGGAGCTGAACGTGCGCCTCACGCGGCGCAGCCTGCTGTGCGTGTTCACGGACTTCCTCGACGAGGAGCAGGCCTCCACGATGGTGGCGCCGCTGCACCGGCTGGCGCGGCGACACGTGCCCCTGTGTCTGTCCGTACGGGACACGGCGCTGGCGAACCTGCTGCGCACGCCGCCCTCGGGCGCCGAGCAGGCCTTCCAACAGGCCGTGGCCAGCGAGCTGCTGACGGACCGCGAGGCACTCAAGGCGAAGGTGAGCTCCGGGGGAGTGCAGATGCTCGACGTCCAGCCGGATGAGCTGAGCCTGGCCGCGGTGAACCGCTACCTGGACATCAAGGCGCGCGGCGTGCTGTAG
- a CDS encoding AAA family ATPase, with product MTLPTIAPHPSTAASNAVAAAHAIREGVLSEVRKAVVGQDEPLELMLVGLIAGGHVLLEGVPGVAKTLMAKALARSVSSDFKRIQFTPDLMPADILGTSIFDLKSQSFVLVRGPIFTDLLLADEINRAPAKTQSALLEAMQERAVSLEGRNMPLSPLFTVFATQNPVESEGTYPLPEAQLDRFLLKIDVGYPAPEEEDAILASVHRGFDSGDLTRAGVGAAVTKEGLLAARAALNEVTVEPPVLSYVRKLVAATRTSSRIRLGAGPRAGVHLLLASKALAALRGRGFVTPDDVRFLAAPVLKHRLLLSPDAELDGATPSDVLREVVQSIEVPR from the coding sequence ATGACCCTGCCCACCATCGCCCCCCACCCGTCCACCGCCGCCAGCAACGCCGTGGCCGCCGCCCATGCCATCCGCGAGGGCGTGCTCTCCGAGGTGCGCAAGGCCGTCGTCGGCCAGGACGAGCCGCTGGAGCTGATGCTCGTCGGCCTCATCGCCGGCGGCCACGTGCTGCTGGAGGGCGTACCGGGCGTGGCCAAGACGCTGATGGCCAAGGCGCTCGCGAGGAGCGTCAGCTCGGACTTCAAGCGCATCCAGTTCACCCCGGACCTGATGCCCGCCGACATCCTGGGCACCAGCATCTTCGACCTGAAGAGCCAGTCCTTCGTGCTGGTGCGAGGCCCCATCTTCACGGACCTGCTGCTGGCGGATGAGATCAACCGCGCCCCCGCCAAGACACAGTCCGCGCTGCTGGAGGCCATGCAGGAGCGCGCCGTGTCGCTGGAGGGCCGCAACATGCCCCTCTCACCGCTCTTCACGGTGTTCGCCACGCAGAACCCGGTGGAGTCCGAGGGCACCTACCCGCTACCCGAGGCGCAGCTCGACCGCTTCCTCCTGAAGATCGACGTGGGCTACCCGGCGCCCGAGGAGGAGGACGCCATCCTCGCCTCGGTGCACCGGGGCTTCGACTCGGGAGACCTGACGCGCGCGGGCGTGGGAGCGGCGGTGACGAAGGAGGGACTGCTGGCGGCACGGGCGGCGCTCAACGAGGTGACGGTGGAGCCGCCGGTGCTCTCCTATGTGCGCAAGCTGGTGGCGGCCACGCGGACCTCCAGCCGCATCCGCCTGGGCGCGGGGCCTCGCGCGGGCGTGCACCTGTTGCTGGCCTCGAAGGCGCTGGCGGCGCTGCGCGGCCGGGGCTTCGTCACGCCGGATGACGTGCGCTTCCTGGCCGCGCCGGTGTTGAAGCACCGCCTGCTGCTGTCGCCGGACGCGGAGCTGGACGGGGCCACGCCCTCGGACGTGCTGCGCGAGGTGGTGCAGTCCATCGAGGTCCCGCGGTGA
- a CDS encoding DUF4350 domain-containing protein encodes MRDRFPLLVVGGLIVTALLGSWLVRGAARGGFADTLSTWRAQPDGARGLYLLAEESGMPVLRRTADLQIVQGTGSPVLLAVEVEDAREDDPDETALASDSDEEEDDEEVPRHGLNRLHVPELSETETEKLLDHVREGHHLVYVPWGSKENRLLDAVGVKLRKADTSLPMRTLVPPLSSPYTLGVERVEAKVQAYLTLPETGAVPLLEDEPLGLTVAAVVPYGAGKVLVVGAPELAMNQALARADNAQFWLSALRALGPGPYEFDEHHHGFTNERSLVDFARRYGLHFAVAQLLLGLSLWAVALKRFGRPRPPPEAVRVGATDALFAMSRLYREGRHHAFAAGLITRGLTQELALHAGLPAHAPAKAVAESLAARGREDLANGLRAIARNAESTDTESDLQQLATRAAMLRQRIHPSGPPPGEPAMSRAEES; translated from the coding sequence GTGCGTGACCGTTTCCCGCTGCTGGTGGTGGGGGGATTGATCGTCACCGCCCTGCTGGGCTCGTGGCTGGTGCGCGGCGCGGCCCGGGGTGGCTTCGCCGACACGCTCTCCACCTGGCGCGCCCAGCCGGACGGGGCGCGCGGCCTCTACCTGCTCGCCGAGGAGAGTGGCATGCCCGTCCTCCGGCGCACCGCGGACCTGCAGATCGTCCAGGGCACGGGCTCGCCGGTGCTGCTCGCGGTGGAGGTGGAGGATGCCCGCGAGGACGACCCGGACGAGACGGCGCTCGCCTCCGACTCGGATGAGGAGGAGGACGACGAGGAGGTGCCGCGCCACGGCCTCAACCGGCTGCACGTGCCCGAGCTGAGCGAGACCGAGACGGAGAAGCTGCTCGACCACGTGCGCGAGGGACACCACCTCGTCTATGTCCCCTGGGGCTCGAAGGAGAACCGGCTGCTGGACGCGGTGGGGGTGAAGCTCCGCAAGGCGGACACCTCGCTGCCCATGCGCACGCTCGTCCCGCCCCTGTCCAGCCCGTACACGCTGGGCGTGGAGCGCGTGGAGGCGAAGGTGCAGGCCTACCTGACGCTGCCCGAGACGGGCGCCGTGCCGCTGCTCGAGGACGAGCCGCTGGGACTGACGGTGGCGGCGGTGGTGCCCTACGGCGCGGGCAAGGTGCTGGTGGTGGGCGCGCCGGAGCTGGCGATGAACCAGGCGCTCGCGCGCGCGGACAACGCGCAGTTCTGGCTGAGCGCCTTGAGGGCACTGGGCCCGGGGCCCTACGAGTTCGACGAGCACCACCACGGCTTCACCAACGAGCGCTCCCTGGTGGACTTCGCCCGCCGCTACGGCCTGCACTTCGCGGTAGCGCAATTGCTGCTGGGGCTGAGCCTGTGGGCGGTGGCGCTCAAGCGCTTCGGCCGGCCGCGCCCGCCGCCCGAGGCCGTGCGCGTGGGGGCCACCGACGCCCTCTTCGCCATGAGCCGCCTGTACCGCGAGGGGCGGCACCACGCCTTCGCCGCTGGCCTCATCACCCGTGGCCTCACCCAGGAGCTGGCCCTGCACGCGGGCCTGCCCGCGCACGCCCCCGCGAAGGCCGTGGCCGAGAGCCTGGCGGCGCGCGGGCGGGAGGACCTGGCCAACGGCCTGCGCGCCATCGCCCGCAACGCCGAGTCCACCGACACCGAGAGTGATTTGCAGCAGCTGGCCACGCGCGCCGCGATGCTGCGCCAGCGCATCCATCCTTCCGGGCCGCCGCCGGGCGAGCCCGCCATGTCGAGAGCCGAGGAGTCATGA
- a CDS encoding DUF4129 domain-containing protein, giving the protein MAVSALELRPRGAVAILDAGLRVCVRGSGVWALTLPGGALVTAALMHLTDAVTNHRSLSLPALGFTLAWLVRGLFQGAACHHVQELLLGQGPGEPTAWGSLRAALARAPSLLCTVAYLFLFNLLTLTLSLGSAFLFLSAHLVGFAATMQGRGSPLGLYGMCSKMLGPARSGATGVRLLLLVQFLVFFNLHVGVNALLYVGRKLLGIDLTFAERFASLDNTPWLVFLVAVTFTLFEPLRAATATLLLVDGRVRQEGLDLLAAVQQLPSRLPAGRAGARSAALVLLALVGTCLLATPARAQQSKEPESLAETEQRLESLAEFCEHEATDSWKQTLASLSPAEARKFQRLVHGVEESVYEDEDCGAMERLEQGVTLAQQTAELEKAQADARASQARARDILARPEFQVPDPQEQKEKAPTEPEPEGPWQRFLKWLGDWLKKLFDRDEPAPAKPPNWSGLSGLNVANVLVVVLVAGVLVVLALVLLKALGKNAKDEGARLEVSTQDATTLAADPTNALSRPPEGWAQLADELAARGEYREAVRSLYLALLSRLHRDGVIHYDTTLSNWDYLRQFKGRREWVPPFRELTLRFDFAWYGNLPVGSDGYRDFRALCAPLLSTPATPEAASA; this is encoded by the coding sequence ATGGCCGTCTCCGCGCTCGAGCTGCGCCCCCGAGGGGCGGTGGCGATCCTGGACGCGGGCCTGCGCGTGTGCGTGCGCGGCTCCGGCGTGTGGGCCCTTACCCTGCCCGGCGGAGCGCTCGTCACCGCCGCCCTGATGCACCTGACGGACGCGGTCACCAACCACCGCTCGCTGTCCTTGCCCGCGCTCGGGTTCACCCTGGCCTGGCTCGTCCGGGGCCTCTTCCAGGGCGCCGCCTGCCACCACGTGCAGGAGCTGCTGCTCGGCCAGGGCCCGGGAGAGCCCACGGCGTGGGGCTCGCTGCGCGCCGCGCTGGCCCGCGCACCGAGCCTCCTGTGCACCGTGGCCTACCTCTTCCTCTTCAACCTGCTGACGCTCACCCTCTCGCTGGGCTCCGCCTTCCTCTTCCTGTCCGCGCACCTGGTGGGCTTCGCCGCCACCATGCAGGGTCGCGGCAGCCCCCTGGGCCTGTACGGGATGTGCTCGAAGATGCTCGGCCCGGCGCGCTCTGGAGCCACCGGGGTCCGCCTGCTGCTGCTGGTCCAGTTCCTGGTCTTCTTCAACCTCCACGTCGGCGTCAACGCCCTGCTCTACGTCGGCCGCAAGCTGCTCGGCATCGACCTCACCTTCGCCGAGCGCTTCGCCTCGCTGGACAACACGCCCTGGCTCGTCTTCCTCGTGGCCGTCACCTTCACCCTCTTCGAGCCGCTGCGGGCCGCCACCGCCACGCTGCTGCTGGTGGATGGGCGGGTCCGCCAGGAAGGATTGGACCTGCTGGCGGCGGTGCAACAGTTGCCCTCGAGGCTGCCGGCTGGACGCGCGGGAGCCCGGAGCGCGGCGCTCGTCCTGCTCGCGCTCGTGGGAACCTGCCTGCTGGCCACGCCGGCACGGGCGCAGCAGTCGAAGGAACCCGAGTCCCTCGCGGAGACGGAGCAGCGCCTGGAGAGCCTCGCCGAGTTCTGCGAGCATGAGGCGACGGATTCATGGAAGCAGACCCTCGCCTCGCTGAGCCCGGCCGAGGCCCGGAAGTTCCAGCGGCTCGTGCACGGCGTGGAGGAGAGCGTGTACGAGGACGAGGACTGCGGGGCCATGGAGCGGCTCGAGCAGGGCGTCACCCTCGCGCAGCAGACGGCGGAGTTGGAGAAGGCCCAGGCGGATGCACGGGCTTCCCAGGCTCGCGCCCGGGACATCCTCGCGCGACCCGAGTTCCAGGTGCCCGACCCCCAGGAGCAGAAGGAGAAGGCCCCCACCGAGCCGGAGCCCGAGGGCCCCTGGCAGCGCTTCCTCAAATGGTTGGGGGACTGGCTGAAGAAGCTCTTCGACCGGGACGAGCCCGCTCCGGCGAAGCCCCCGAACTGGTCCGGCCTCAGCGGGCTGAACGTGGCCAACGTGCTGGTGGTGGTCCTCGTCGCCGGGGTGCTGGTGGTGCTCGCGCTGGTGCTGCTGAAGGCGCTCGGAAAGAACGCGAAGGACGAGGGCGCGCGGCTCGAGGTGAGCACCCAGGACGCGACGACACTGGCGGCGGATCCGACGAACGCCCTCTCCCGCCCACCCGAGGGCTGGGCCCAGCTCGCCGACGAGCTGGCCGCCCGGGGTGAGTACCGCGAGGCGGTGCGCAGCCTGTACCTCGCCCTGCTCTCCCGACTGCACCGCGATGGCGTCATCCACTACGACACCACGCTGAGCAACTGGGACTACCTGCGCCAGTTCAAGGGCCGCCGCGAGTGGGTGCCCCCCTTCCGCGAGCTGACGCTGCGCTTCGACTTCGCCTGGTACGGCAACCTGCCGGTGGGCTCGGACGGCTACCGCGACTTCCGCGCGCTGTGCGCCCCGCTGCTGTCCACCCCCGCCACCCCGGAGGCCGCCAGTGCGTGA
- a CDS encoding phosphate ABC transporter substrate-binding protein gives MRTPLSLFFTATLIALLAGCRRPPSSSQVDAGSPSAAVKGPRGTVTVKGSDTMVLLGQRWAEQFMKTHPGAKIQVTGGGSGTGIAALINGTTDIAMSSRPIKEAEKQQARQRDPDGPVEVPVARDGITFYVHESNPVDVLTIAQLKDIYLADVTRWKDLGGRDAPIVPYSRENSSGTYSFVKDEVLGGEDFTPRALTLPGTAAVVHAVSLDRNGIGYGGSAYAKGVKEVKVKKDAHAEAIAPTPENIRSGAYPLSRRLFFYLPREASGIDRDFIDYALSPEGQKIVLEVGYFPEK, from the coding sequence ATGAGAACGCCGCTGTCCCTGTTCTTCACCGCCACGCTCATCGCCCTGCTCGCCGGCTGCAGGCGCCCGCCGTCCTCCTCGCAAGTGGATGCGGGCTCCCCGAGCGCCGCCGTGAAGGGGCCCCGAGGCACCGTGACGGTGAAGGGCTCGGACACGATGGTCCTCCTGGGACAACGCTGGGCCGAGCAGTTCATGAAGACGCACCCGGGCGCGAAGATCCAGGTGACCGGAGGCGGCTCGGGGACGGGCATCGCGGCGCTCATCAACGGCACCACGGACATCGCCATGTCCAGCCGCCCCATCAAGGAGGCCGAGAAACAGCAGGCCCGGCAGCGCGACCCCGACGGCCCGGTGGAGGTCCCCGTCGCCCGGGACGGCATCACCTTCTACGTCCATGAGAGCAACCCGGTGGACGTCCTCACCATCGCGCAGCTCAAGGACATCTACCTGGCTGACGTCACCCGTTGGAAGGACCTGGGCGGCAGGGACGCCCCCATCGTCCCCTACTCGCGGGAGAACTCCTCGGGCACCTACTCCTTCGTCAAGGACGAGGTGCTCGGCGGCGAGGACTTCACCCCGCGGGCCCTGACCCTGCCTGGCACCGCGGCGGTGGTGCACGCGGTGTCCCTGGATCGCAACGGCATCGGCTACGGGGGCTCCGCCTACGCCAAGGGCGTCAAGGAGGTGAAGGTGAAGAAGGACGCACACGCGGAGGCCATCGCGCCCACCCCGGAGAACATCCGGAGCGGCGCCTATCCCCTGTCGCGCAGGCTCTTCTTCTACCTGCCCCGCGAGGCGAGCGGTATCGACAGGGACTTCATCGACTACGCCCTGTCACCCGAGGGACAGAAGATCGTCCTCGAGGTGGGCTACTTCCCGGAGAAGTAG
- a CDS encoding TonB-dependent receptor, protein MSPRSPIPWRRMLPLAAALSTLPAQAHDEPAPEEDSEPEWTQSLSLEELLQVELSAPSKRLQKAREAPGVASVVTREQMQRFGWTTLEDILFSQPGFFASHDYERSTVGARGLWEGWNNNHLLLLVDGVPMNDNDTAAAFTWDITPLFMVKSVEILRSPASSLYGSSAIHGVIALNTLSSARTLSEGERMEINSEARLRFGSQGTAAVDAVAVTRSRHVSAVVGFQHLRTDGFSYLSYDGSGRTDATGALQRFTIRDRHDSDYLFVKVEALEALEGLSLQYHLQDWSYGTGHGWAFWVPDIEEPMRDRRHIAVLRYHSPPGGTLEQEYVFKYQRHEYDNHVRFYPSGALDGLYPSGVTEVFKSAVNELFGRAQLSANLLDGHLSLLGGVEYGTTLYHGDEQHYSNADLADAEGGYPASETPVLLRPLYAAILDEPFNKVGAYSQLVWSRMLDLPLSLTLGLRYDFQFFHYRDPRQPDSSRRYKSYEQLSPRLSLVFLPSSALSLKFQAGRAFRAPSSGELFGTDTWMLDANVEVLRPEQVTTFDLGADWSISPNLIWRNTLFHSRYDNLTGYSDGELTNLLSQTNAGLESELLAEVDLGQQGRVSAFGSYTYVRLLDGSDSNGVSPARAGRLTWAPTHLAKAGASYQRERFSFALQGRYQSEVHRREEELLEPLNAAARPSVVPAWVRFDANVRYQLTGWATAELKVTNLLNARNYLVKIGDFPFDYQMEGRRVFASVEIDL, encoded by the coding sequence ATGTCGCCCCGTTCCCCGATTCCCTGGCGCCGCATGCTGCCCCTGGCCGCGGCCCTGTCGACCCTCCCCGCCCAAGCGCATGACGAACCGGCCCCGGAAGAGGACTCGGAACCCGAGTGGACACAATCCCTCTCCCTGGAGGAGCTGCTCCAGGTGGAGCTCTCCGCGCCCTCCAAGCGCCTCCAGAAGGCCCGGGAGGCACCCGGCGTGGCCTCGGTGGTGACACGCGAGCAGATGCAGCGGTTCGGCTGGACGACGCTCGAGGACATCCTCTTCAGCCAGCCCGGCTTCTTCGCCTCGCACGATTACGAGCGCAGCACGGTGGGCGCCCGCGGCCTCTGGGAGGGGTGGAACAACAACCACCTGCTCCTGCTGGTGGACGGCGTGCCCATGAACGACAACGACACGGCCGCCGCGTTCACCTGGGACATCACCCCCCTCTTCATGGTGAAGAGCGTGGAGATCCTCCGCAGCCCCGCCTCATCCCTGTATGGCTCCAGTGCCATCCACGGGGTCATCGCGCTCAATACCCTCTCCTCGGCACGCACCTTGAGCGAGGGCGAGCGGATGGAGATCAACAGCGAGGCGCGGCTGCGTTTCGGCAGCCAGGGCACCGCCGCCGTGGACGCGGTGGCGGTCACCCGCTCCCGGCACGTCTCCGCGGTGGTCGGCTTCCAGCACCTGCGCACGGATGGCTTCTCCTATCTCTCGTATGACGGCTCGGGGCGCACCGATGCCACGGGTGCGCTCCAGCGCTTCACCATCCGCGACCGCCATGACAGCGATTACCTCTTCGTCAAGGTGGAGGCGCTCGAGGCGCTGGAGGGATTGTCCCTGCAGTACCACCTGCAGGACTGGAGCTACGGCACCGGCCATGGCTGGGCGTTCTGGGTACCCGACATCGAAGAGCCCATGAGGGACCGCCGGCACATCGCGGTGCTGCGCTACCACTCGCCGCCCGGGGGCACGCTGGAGCAGGAATACGTCTTCAAGTACCAGCGGCACGAGTACGACAACCACGTGCGCTTCTATCCGAGCGGCGCCCTCGACGGGCTCTACCCCTCCGGCGTGACCGAGGTGTTCAAGAGCGCGGTCAACGAGCTCTTCGGACGGGCCCAGCTCTCGGCCAACCTGCTGGATGGGCACCTCTCCCTGCTCGGCGGCGTGGAGTACGGCACCACCCTGTACCATGGCGACGAGCAGCACTATAGCAACGCCGACCTCGCCGACGCGGAGGGGGGCTACCCCGCCTCGGAGACTCCGGTGCTGCTCCGCCCCCTCTATGCGGCCATCCTCGACGAGCCCTTCAACAAGGTGGGCGCCTATTCCCAGCTCGTCTGGAGCCGGATGCTGGACCTGCCCCTGTCGCTGACCCTGGGGCTGCGCTACGACTTCCAATTCTTCCACTACCGTGACCCGAGGCAGCCGGACTCGTCCCGGCGCTACAAGTCCTATGAGCAGCTCAGCCCGAGGCTGTCTCTGGTGTTCCTCCCCAGCTCCGCGCTCAGCCTCAAGTTCCAGGCCGGCCGGGCCTTCCGCGCACCGTCCTCGGGTGAGCTCTTCGGCACCGACACCTGGATGCTGGACGCCAATGTCGAGGTGTTGCGTCCCGAGCAGGTCACCACCTTCGACCTCGGCGCCGACTGGAGCATCAGCCCGAATCTCATCTGGCGGAACACCCTCTTCCACTCGCGCTACGACAACCTCACCGGCTACAGCGACGGCGAACTGACCAACCTCCTCTCCCAGACCAACGCGGGCCTGGAATCCGAGCTCCTGGCGGAGGTGGACCTGGGGCAACAGGGCCGGGTGTCGGCCTTCGGCAGCTACACCTATGTGCGGCTGCTCGATGGCTCCGACTCGAATGGCGTGTCACCCGCCCGTGCGGGACGCCTCACCTGGGCACCTACCCACCTGGCCAAGGCCGGGGCGAGCTATCAGCGGGAGCGCTTCAGCTTCGCGCTCCAGGGGCGCTACCAGAGCGAGGTGCACCGCCGCGAGGAGGAGCTGCTGGAGCCCCTGAACGCCGCCGCGAGGCCCTCGGTGGTGCCCGCCTGGGTCCGATTCGATGCCAACGTCCGCTACCAGCTCACCGGCTGGGCCACCGCCGAGCTCAAGGTGACCAACCTGCTGAACGCGCGGAACTACCTGGTGAAGATCGGCGACTTCCCCTTCGACTACCAGATGGAGGGCCGCCGCGTCTTCGCGAGCGTGGAGATCGACCTCTGA